A window of Marinitoga sp. 1197 contains these coding sequences:
- a CDS encoding AzlC family ABC transporter permease, translating to MKEFIRGLKDGIPISIGYITIAIAFGILVKTYNYPRYVGWLMSLMVFAGASQFVAVEMLKNASIFEIVITTFFLNLRHILMSSTIATKSEKNKYFYFLSLGITDETFSIAYFNNKNRITFNYFFGLISISYLGWNFGTLIGLLFSSTFNTTLKNSMGIALYAMFLSILIPNIKKSYYEFLSVIISIIIYIIVRNYLPKYFSIIIVSVIISFIFAYFEKHIGNDINE from the coding sequence ATGAAAGAATTTATTAGAGGATTAAAAGATGGAATTCCCATTTCTATAGGTTATATTACAATAGCAATTGCTTTTGGAATTTTAGTAAAGACATATAATTATCCACGATATGTTGGATGGCTTATGTCTTTAATGGTATTTGCCGGTGCTAGTCAATTTGTTGCAGTTGAAATGTTAAAAAATGCTTCTATTTTTGAAATTGTTATAACAACTTTTTTTCTTAATCTAAGACATATATTAATGTCTTCTACTATTGCTACAAAATCTGAAAAAAATAAATATTTCTATTTTCTTTCTTTGGGTATCACTGATGAAACATTTTCTATAGCTTATTTTAATAATAAAAATAGAATTACCTTTAATTACTTTTTTGGATTAATATCAATATCATATCTGGGTTGGAATTTTGGTACTTTAATAGGGTTATTATTTTCATCAACATTTAATACTACGCTAAAAAATAGTATGGGAATAGCATTATATGCAATGTTTTTGAGTATTTTAATTCCAAATATAAAAAAATCATATTATGAATTTTTAAGCGTTATAATTTCTATCATTATTTATATAATTGTAAGAAATTATCTTCCGAAATATTTTAGTATAATTATTGTATCTGTTATTATATCCTTTATCTTTGCATATTTTGAAAAACACATAGGGAATGATATTAATGAATAA
- a CDS encoding AzlD domain-containing protein, giving the protein MSIVTLIPRIVPFFIAEKLTSNSFLKKFFKYIPYTILGMLIIPDIFYSTGNIFSGIIGFITALILSFLNMNSIIVIFITVLVVYLIQ; this is encoded by the coding sequence ATGAGTATTGTTACTTTGATTCCCAGAATTGTTCCTTTTTTTATTGCTGAGAAATTGACTTCTAATTCTTTTTTAAAAAAATTTTTTAAATATATCCCGTACACAATTTTAGGGATGTTAATTATTCCCGATATTTTTTATTCTACAGGAAATATTTTTTCTGGTATTATTGGTTTTATCACTGCACTTATACTATCTTTTTTAAACATGAATTCAATAATTGTAATATTTATCACCGTCTTAGTTGTTTATCTTATTCAATAA